ACGATGTAAATATACCTCAAATAGACTTGACTAATGGACCGGATAGTGTTGTTTCAGATTTGTATAAAATTAAGACTGGTGGAGGAAAAGATGTATTGAGCGGAGATACTGATAGTGCTTTAAGTGTTATAGATAGTTCTTTAAACAAAATAATATCTTTGAGAAGCAAATATGGGGCTTTGGAAAATAGATTTACTAGTAGTTATGATAATATGCAGGAGTTAAATCAAAAAATGACTGATGCATACAGTAGTATAAGAGATTCAGATATGGCAGATGAAATGATGAATTATTCAAAAGAAAGCATAGTAATACAGGCCTCTAATGCAATGATTGCTCAGGCTAACAAATTGCCTCAGGATGTTTTACAAATAATACAAAATTTTAGAAAGTAATACATTTGAAATTAAGTTAAGGTACCTTGCTTTTATTGTTAAGGTATCTTTCTTATAGTTTTAGCCGTAAAATTATCCACTAATGGATAAGAAATGATAAAATACCTTACAAATACGGTTATATTTACAATATGCAATATATTTCTATTAAAAGATAATAAACTTATAAAAATGTCACAAAAATATAGAATATAATTTATAATTGTGTTAATCTATCTATATAGAAAATAATTTTAATCAAAAGTAAAGTACAATTTAAAATTTAATTGTTTAAGGGAAATTATAATATTCTTAATGTTTTTAAGAAAGGGGGAATTTTGGTTGAGTATAAATAATATGTCAAATGATCAATTAGTAAATAATCTGCTCACAAGAGGACTAGATGCAACTACAGCTAGAAGTAAGGCTATATCAAGTAATATAGCTAATATTAATACTGCTGGATATAAAAGAAAATATGTAACATTTGAAGAAAATCTTAAAAATAGTATAGATAACTTAGAATTAAAAACAGATAATGCAAAACACATAAAGTTGGGTAATGATTATGGGGCAATAACTACAAATACTGACAATTCAACTAGTATGAGATCAGATGGAAATAATGTGGATATTGAGGTGGAAACCGTAAATCAAGCTGCAAATGAGCTTATGCAAGATGCACTTATAACCCTTGAAAACAATAGATTAAATATGCGCAAGACTGTAATAAATGGAAATTAGGAGTGATATTTATGATTCAAGCTTTTAATACATTGAGAATAAGTGCCAGCGGTCTTTCGGCAGAAAGACTTAGTATGGATACAATAGCTTCCAATATGGCAAATGCAGAGACAACACGTGGTGCAAATGGACAACCTTATAGGAGAAAAGTTGCAGTTTTTGGAGAAAATTTAGGTAAAGCTTTAGATAGTAATGGGAATTATGGAGATGTCCCTCAGGGAGTAAAAGTTGTAGAAATAAAGGATGATACTTCACCTTTTAGAAGGGTATATGATCCTACTAATCCAGATGCTGATGCTTCAGGATATGTTTCTATGCCAAATGTGAATATATTGAACGAAATGGCTGATATGATGGTAGCTGTTAGATCTTATGAAGCAAACTTAAGTGCTATTAATTCTGAAAAGAATATGTTTTCTAAAGCTTTACAGATAGGTAAATAGGAGGACAAAATATGAAGATAAATGAATTTACTCCAGATACTACTGTGTTTGATAAAATAGGTGGAAATACTTATAAACAAAATGTATCAAATGATTCCAAAGATAATACAGTAAATAATGAAGATGGTGTAGCCTCTTTTTCAAATTTGCTGCAAAGCAAATTAAATGAAGTCAATAACGATCAGGTACAGGCGAATAACAGTATCCAGGGATTTGTTGAAGGGGATAGAAGCGATATACACAACGTTATGCTTGATGCTGAACAGGCTAAGATGTCATTAGAACTTGCTGTGCAAATTAGAAATAAATTTGTTGAAGCATATCAGGAGATAAATAGAACACAGTTATAGAAGGAGAACCGGATTAAATGGGTAAAATATCGCAGATTTTTAAAAATTTAATAGGCAAGTGGAAAGATTTAAGCAGAAATAAAAAGATAGCTTTTAGTGTTATAGCTGTAGGAATTGTTTCAGCTTTGATATTTGGGGGATTAACTTTAGGAAAAACGAAATATGCGGTATTATTTTCTAACCTAGATGCTACGGATTCAGCTGCAATTTATAAGCAGCTTCAAAGTGATAAAGTAGATGCAAAAGTACAGGGAAATTCTATATTAGTGCCTAAAGCTCAAGTGGACAAAATTAGAATGCAGACTCTTTCAGAAGTACAGCTTACTAATGGAAGTAAGGGATTTGAGCTTTTAGATAAAAGCAATTTTGGGCAAACAGATCAGCAGATGAATATAAATTATCAAAGGGCTCTTCAGGGTGAACTTGAGAGAACTATAAAATCACTTCCACAAATTGAAAATGCAAGAGTTCATTTAGTACTCCCGGATAATACCGAATTTGTGAAAGATACTCAACCAGGGAGTGCTTCTGTAACTATAAAATTGAAACCTGGACGAAGTTTGTCTCAAGATCAAACAAAAGCTTTGGTAGCACTAGTATCTGGAAGTGTGAAAAGTATACCTAAAGAAAATGTTGAAGTTATAGATGATAAATTAAACCTTCTTTCAAGGGATCTATATCAAAATAAGGATGGCAAGGATAGTGACGCTACTGTTCCTGCTGAAAAACAACAAGAATTACAGCAAAAATATGAGGATGATATGGAAAAAAGACTTCTTGCCATGCTGGAACCTATATATGGTAAGAACAAAGTAAAAGTAAAGGTAAATGCAGATTTGGATTTTGATGCAGTGCAGCAGGATTCCACTACTTATGATCCAAAAAATGTGGTAGTAAGTGAGCATACTATAAATAATACAAATACAGGTGGTACAAATAATGCAAGTACAAGCCCTGTAGATAACAATATGAGTAACACATCTGTAAGTACTACCAATAATGGCAATTCAACTCAAAATGAGGTTACGAGAAATTATGATGTATCTAAAGTAGATCAAAAAACTATAAAGGCTCCGGGCAGTGTAAGGAGACTTACAGCATCGGTTGCACTAGATGGAACTGTAGATGATGCTACTAAGACTTCTATTAGAAATCTTGCAGTGTCTGCTATAGGATATAATCAAACAAGGGGAGACACTATAAGTGTTGAGGCAATTCCTTTTGATACTACGGCTCAAGACAATGCAAAGAAAGATTTAGATGCAATGCAAAAAGCTGAAGCCCAGGCAAATCGTAATAAGATTATTATAGGAGCATCTATAGCAGGAGCATTATTAATAGCTGCTATCGTTGGATTTATATTGTGGAGAAGAAAACATGCAGAAGATGAAGAAGAATTATTTGATGAAGAGCTTGGTAATACTCAGGGTATTGATACTGTTATAGGGGATGATGATCTAACCAAAGAGCAGAATAAGCTTAAATTTAAGCCTGTAGAGTTTGAAAGTGAGACGGAAGATACTCATGTGGAGAATGAGATAAAGAAATATGCTAAAGATAAGCCGGATCAAGTTGCAGACATAATAAAGGCATGGATAGCAGAGGATGAGAGGTGATAAAATGGCTAAAGACAGTAGAAAATTAACAGGAGTGCAAAAAGCGGCCATACTATTTATAACTCTTGGACCGGAAGCTGCTGCAGGAATAATTAAAAAATTGCCAGAAGCAGAGATACAAAAAATAACTTATGAAATAGCTAATATCAACTCTGTAAAATCTGATCAAAAAAAGGAAATACTTCAGGAATTTATAGAGATGAATAAGGCTAAGGACTATTTGCTTGAAGGTGGAATAGAGTATGCTAAAGATCTTTTATCAAAGGCACTTGGAAGTCAAAGAGCTATTGAAATATTGGATAAAGTTACAGAGGCAACACAGCAGTTTAGGCCTTTTGCCATAGCAAGAAAAGCAGATGCCCCCCAGCTTTTAAATATAATATCAGATGAGCATCCGCAGACTATTGCACTTGTACTGTGTTATCTTCAATCGGACAAGGCCGGACAAATTCTTTCAGCACTTCCTGAAAATGTACAGGCTGAGGTAGCATATAGAATAGCTACAATGAGTAATACTTCACAGATGGTTGTAAAAGAAATAGAGAAAGTATTAGATGACAAGCTATCATCTATAGTTAAATCAGATATGAAGGTAATTGGTGGTGTCCAAACTATTGTAGATATATTAAATCAAGTAGATAGAACTACAGAAAAGAATATTACTGAAGGTCTTGAAAAAGAGGATGCAGAATTGGCTGAAAAAATCAAAGGATCTATGTTTGTATTTGAAGATATTATTACTCTTGATGATGTATCTATTCAAAGAGTGCTCAGAGAAGTGGATACAAAAGAACTTTCTCTTGCACTTAAGGGATGCTCTGAAGAAGTGGCAGATGCAATATTTAGAAATCAATCAAAGAGAGCTTCTGCTGCATTAAAAGAGGACATAGAATTCTTAGGACCTGTTAGACTTATGGATGTGGAGAAGGCTCAGCAGAAAATTGTAGGTATAATAAGAAGATTGGATGAATCAGGAGAGATAGTTCTGGCAAGAGGAGGAGAAGATGCAATCATCGTATAAATCTATACTAAAAGGTGACAGCATAAACAATTGCGGAACACAGGAAATACACACAGAATTTAAAAAGCAAGAAGCATCCAAAGTAGTATTCAATGAAAAAAATATTAAAGACGATTCTGTTTTAAAAAGTTATGAAAATTTAGGAAGAACTATTTTACAAGATGCTAGTATAAAAAAAGAAAAAATTCTCTCTATGGCATATGAAAAAGCATCTGAAATCTCCAAAAAAGCTTATGATGAAGCTTATGAAAAAGGTTATGCCAAAGGTGAAGAGGAAGGTTATAATACTGCTTATGAGGAAGGTTATAGGAAAAATTTTGATAAAGCAAAAGCAGAGGGAGATCAGATAAAACAGAATGCAAATGATGTTTTAAATAAAGCTGTAGAAGAAAAGAAAAGGTATCTTGAGGAAAAGGAAGAGGAAATAAAAGAATTTATATTAAATTCTGTAGAAAGTATATTAAAACGTGAGGTAAGGGATGCGGATAGTTTAAATGCCCAAGTATTTGATGCTTTGAATCAAATGAAAAAGACCAGCACTTTTATAATAAAAGGTAAGGAAAAGTACTGCAGTGAATTCAAAAAGCAAGTAACCTTATGGAAGGAACAGCTTCCTTTTAAAGGTGATATTTTTATAATACCAGATGAATCTTTAGAAGAAGGTAGTGTAGTTATAGAAAGAGATAATGGAAAAATGGTTCTGGGAATAGATATTGCCTATGAAAAAATAAAGAAAATAATTCAAGATGAAAGTTAAGTTTGCAGTTAGAGGTGATATTTTGTGATAACTATAAACTTTGATAGGCTTAATAGAAAAGTAAAGGAGGCCACTTATAATTATCAAGAAGGAATTGTGAAAAAAGTTATTGGATTAACTGTAGAGGTAGAGGGCATTAGAGCCTTTGTGGGAGAAGTATGTCATATTTATAATGAGGAGAACAGTAGGATTTCCTGTGAAGTTGTTGGATTTAATGAAAGCAATGTAATTTTAATGCCTCTTGGGGAACTTATTGGAATCTCACCAGGCTGTAGGGTAGTGCCGGAAAGAATGCCTTTAAATGTGAGATGTTCGGATGAGCTTTTTGGGAAGGTACTTGATGGGCTTGGAAATCCTCTGGATGGTACTACTATATCAAGTGGAGAACCTTATCCACTTGATACAGAGCCTCCAGATCCCTTAAAGAGAAGGAGAATAACTGAAGTAATTCCTACAGGAGTAAGGGCAATAGATGGTTTGATAACTTGTGGTCAAGGACAGAGAATAGGAATATTTGCAGGAAGTGGTGTGGGAAAGAGTACTACTCTTGGTATGATTGCAAAATATGCTGAAGCAGATGTAAATGTAATAGCTTTAATAGGTGAAAGAGGTAGAGAGGTTAAGGATTTTATAGAAAAAGATCTTGGAGAAGAAGGAATGAAAAAATCAATCATAGTGTGTGCTACTTCGGATAAGCCAGCTTTGGTTAGATTAAAGGGAGCCTTTACAGCTACAGCTATTGCAGAGTATTTTAGGGATAAAGGTAAGAAAGTAATTTTGATGATGGATTCTGTAACTAGATTTGCTATGGCTCAAAGAGAAATAGGACTTGCTATTGGTGAGCCTCCAGCAACTAAGGGATATACACCTTCCGTATTTGCCAAACTTCCGAGACTTATGGAAAGAGCAGGGACATCAGACATAGGTTCTATTACAGCTTTTTATACTGTACTGGTAGATGGAGACGATTTAAATGAACCTATTGCAGATGCAGTAAGAGGTATACTTGATGGACATATAGTTTTATCACGTACCTTGGCCAATAAAAATCATTACCCTGCTATAGATGTACTTGCAAGTATAAGCAGGCTTATGTCGGAAATAGCTGAAAGTGATCATAAA
The genomic region above belongs to Clostridium sp. AWRP and contains:
- a CDS encoding flagellar assembly protein FliH, which encodes MQSSYKSILKGDSINNCGTQEIHTEFKKQEASKVVFNEKNIKDDSVLKSYENLGRTILQDASIKKEKILSMAYEKASEISKKAYDEAYEKGYAKGEEEGYNTAYEEGYRKNFDKAKAEGDQIKQNANDVLNKAVEEKKRYLEEKEEEIKEFILNSVESILKREVRDADSLNAQVFDALNQMKKTSTFIIKGKEKYCSEFKKQVTLWKEQLPFKGDIFIIPDESLEEGSVVIERDNGKMVLGIDIAYEKIKKIIQDES
- the fliF gene encoding flagellar basal-body MS-ring/collar protein FliF, which codes for MGKISQIFKNLIGKWKDLSRNKKIAFSVIAVGIVSALIFGGLTLGKTKYAVLFSNLDATDSAAIYKQLQSDKVDAKVQGNSILVPKAQVDKIRMQTLSEVQLTNGSKGFELLDKSNFGQTDQQMNINYQRALQGELERTIKSLPQIENARVHLVLPDNTEFVKDTQPGSASVTIKLKPGRSLSQDQTKALVALVSGSVKSIPKENVEVIDDKLNLLSRDLYQNKDGKDSDATVPAEKQQELQQKYEDDMEKRLLAMLEPIYGKNKVKVKVNADLDFDAVQQDSTTYDPKNVVVSEHTINNTNTGGTNNASTSPVDNNMSNTSVSTTNNGNSTQNEVTRNYDVSKVDQKTIKAPGSVRRLTASVALDGTVDDATKTSIRNLAVSAIGYNQTRGDTISVEAIPFDTTAQDNAKKDLDAMQKAEAQANRNKIIIGASIAGALLIAAIVGFILWRRKHAEDEEELFDEELGNTQGIDTVIGDDDLTKEQNKLKFKPVEFESETEDTHVENEIKKYAKDKPDQVADIIKAWIAEDER
- the fliI gene encoding flagellar protein export ATPase FliI — encoded protein: MITINFDRLNRKVKEATYNYQEGIVKKVIGLTVEVEGIRAFVGEVCHIYNEENSRISCEVVGFNESNVILMPLGELIGISPGCRVVPERMPLNVRCSDELFGKVLDGLGNPLDGTTISSGEPYPLDTEPPDPLKRRRITEVIPTGVRAIDGLITCGQGQRIGIFAGSGVGKSTTLGMIAKYAEADVNVIALIGERGREVKDFIEKDLGEEGMKKSIIVCATSDKPALVRLKGAFTATAIAEYFRDKGKKVILMMDSVTRFAMAQREIGLAIGEPPATKGYTPSVFAKLPRLMERAGTSDIGSITAFYTVLVDGDDLNEPIADAVRGILDGHIVLSRTLANKNHYPAIDVLASISRLMSEIAESDHKKKASFARDMLSTYKNSEDLINIGAYVKGSSEKIDKAVAYYDKIIDYLKQDVNENSSFKESVEGLKKIFQ
- the fliG gene encoding flagellar motor switch protein FliG, translating into MAKDSRKLTGVQKAAILFITLGPEAAAGIIKKLPEAEIQKITYEIANINSVKSDQKKEILQEFIEMNKAKDYLLEGGIEYAKDLLSKALGSQRAIEILDKVTEATQQFRPFAIARKADAPQLLNIISDEHPQTIALVLCYLQSDKAGQILSALPENVQAEVAYRIATMSNTSQMVVKEIEKVLDDKLSSIVKSDMKVIGGVQTIVDILNQVDRTTEKNITEGLEKEDAELAEKIKGSMFVFEDIITLDDVSIQRVLREVDTKELSLALKGCSEEVADAIFRNQSKRASAALKEDIEFLGPVRLMDVEKAQQKIVGIIRRLDESGEIVLARGGEDAIIV
- the flgB gene encoding flagellar basal body rod protein FlgB; amino-acid sequence: MSINNMSNDQLVNNLLTRGLDATTARSKAISSNIANINTAGYKRKYVTFEENLKNSIDNLELKTDNAKHIKLGNDYGAITTNTDNSTSMRSDGNNVDIEVETVNQAANELMQDALITLENNRLNMRKTVINGN
- the flgC gene encoding flagellar basal body rod protein FlgC; amino-acid sequence: MIQAFNTLRISASGLSAERLSMDTIASNMANAETTRGANGQPYRRKVAVFGENLGKALDSNGNYGDVPQGVKVVEIKDDTSPFRRVYDPTNPDADASGYVSMPNVNILNEMADMMVAVRSYEANLSAINSEKNMFSKALQIGK
- the fliE gene encoding flagellar hook-basal body complex protein FliE, giving the protein MKINEFTPDTTVFDKIGGNTYKQNVSNDSKDNTVNNEDGVASFSNLLQSKLNEVNNDQVQANNSIQGFVEGDRSDIHNVMLDAEQAKMSLELAVQIRNKFVEAYQEINRTQL